The nucleotide window CCGGCCGATCGACCTCTCGGCGGCCGATCGGGTCGTCGTCGGCGCGGCGGACGCCGATCGCGAGGTCGTCGCGAGTCGCCTCCGCGATCGTCCCGTACGAGCGGGCCAACACCTCACCCTCGACGGCGTCGGGGGCGTCGCGATCCGCGACACGGACCCGGAGGGCCCCGTCCAGGTGACCGCCGAGACGACGGTGCTCGTCCGCGAGGCCAGATCCGACGATGACAGCGAGGCCGCCACCGATGGCGTCACCTACGAGGACATCGGCGGCCTGGACGACGAACTCGATCGGGTTCGCGAGACCGTCGAGGTCCCCCTCCAGAACCCAGAGCGCTTCGAACGCCTGGGGATCGACCCGCCCGCTGGCGTGCTCCTCTATGGCCCGCCGGGGACGGGCAAGACCTTGATCGCCCGCGCGGTCGCCAACGAGGTCGACGCGCATTTCGAGGTGATCTCCGGGCCGGAGGTGGTCTCGAAGTACAAAGGCGAGAGCGAGCGCCGTCTGCGTGAGGTGTTCGATCGCGCCGCCGAGAACGCGCCCGCGATCGTGTTCGTCGACGAGATCGACTCGATCGGCGGAACGCGTGACGACGACGCCGACATGGAGAATCGCGTCGTCGCCCAACTGCTGACCCTGCTCGACGGCCTCGAACCTCGCCAGCGCGTCGTGGTCGTCGGCGCGACCAACCGCGTCGACGCGATGGACGAGGCGCTCCGCCGCGGGGGCCGGTTCGACCGCGAGGTCGAGATCGGCGTCCCCGACCGGGAGGGCCGCCGGGAGATCCTCGCCGTCCAGGCCCGCGAGATGCCGATCGACGACTCCATCGATCTCGATCGGATCGCCGACCGCACCCACGGGTTCGTCGGGGCCGACCTCGAAACGCTCGTCACCGAGGCCGCGATGGCCGCGTTGCGCGCCGATCGCGACGACGATCGCGTCACGCGTGCGGACCTCGACACGGCGCTCGCGGCCGTCGAGCCCTCCGCGATGCGCGAGTACGTCGTCGAAGCGCCCGACGTCGACTTCTCGGACGTCGGCGGTCTGGAGGAAGCCAAACGGACGCTCGAACGCGCCGTCGAGTGGCCCCTGCAGTACGGCCCGCTGTTCGAGGCGACCGACACCGACCCGCCGTCGGGCGTCCTCCTCTATGGCCCGCCCGGGACCGGAAAGACACTCCTCGTGCGCGCACTCGCCGGCGAGACCGACGCGAACGTCATCCACGTCGCCGGCCCGGAACTGCTCGATCGGTACGTCGGGGAGTCCGAAGCGGCCGTCCGGGAGATCTTCGAGCGGGCGCGCCAGACCGCGCCGGCGATCGTCTTCGTGGACGAACTCGACGCGATCGCCAGCCAGCGCGGCGGTGCGGAGGTGACCGACCGGGTCGTCTCGCAACTGTTGACCGAACTCGACGGCCTCGTCGGCGGGAGTCGGATCGTCGTGATCGGCGCGACCAACCGCCTCGACGCCATCGATCCGGCGCTCAAACGCCCCGGTCGCCTCGAAGAACTCGTCGAGGTGGGCTTGCCCGACCGTGAGGCTCGCGAGCGTATCCTCCGGATCCACCTCGACGCGACGCCGCTCGCGGACGTACCGATCGCCGAGATCGCCGCCGACCTGGAGGGCTACTCGGGCGCGGACATCGCCGCGGTCGTCCGGGACGCCTCGCTCCGGGCGATCGATCGCGTCGTCCGCGATCTGAACGCGGACGAGGTCGACGCGACCGAGCGCGTCGCTGCCGACGCGGCCGTCGAGGCTGCGACCGACGAGGTTCGCGTCACCGAGGGGGACCTCCGGGCCGGCATCGAGTCGGTCGCCCCGACGGGTGAGCGGTGAGTCGGACGGTCTCGAACGGCGGCGCGGGCGAGTGCTACCAGCAGAGCGTCGGTGCCGACGCGATCGACACGAACGGCTCGTAGAACGCTGGCCGGTCGAACGGTTCGTAGAACGGTCGCCCAGTCGAACGGCTCGATACGCCTCTCCCGTCGTCGCGACCGTCACCCCGTGTTCTTCATGCCCGCCGCGATGCCTTTGACCGTCAGGCGGAGCGTCCGTTCCTCGATGTCGGTCCGGTGGGACTGATCGAGCAGGCGCGTCTGCAGCAAGTGCAACGGATCGACGTAGGGATTGCGCCGGTCGAGACTCTCTTCGAGCCAGTCGCGGTTGAGCAGACTCTCACGATCGGTGACTTCCTGAACCAACTCGACCGAGCGCTCGTACTCGGCTTCGATGCCCTCGAAAATCTCTTTGCGGAGGTTCTCGTCGGCCAGGGCGGCGTACTCGCTGGCGATCTCCATGTCGGATTTCGCGAGCGCCATCGCGGCGTGGTCCACGACGACCTTGAAGAACGGCCACTCGTCGTACATCTCCTGGAGCGTCTCGATGTCGCCACCCGCGTCGAGGTAGGCTTCCAGGCCCGTCCCGACGGAGTACCAGCCCGGAACGATACACCGGGCCTGCGTCCAGGAGAACACCCACGGGATCGACCGGAGGTCGTCGAGACTGCGCTCGACCGACCGCGAGGCGGGCCGCGAACCCATGTTCAACTCTTCGATGACGGTGATCGGCGTCGCCTGCTCGAAGTAGGGCACGAACGAATCGTCTTCGAGCAAGTCACGGTACTTCTGGCGGGCCGCTTCCGAGGCGGTCTCCATCGCCTCTTCCCAGTCGTCGGGCACTTTCTCGATCGGCTCTTCGGTCGCCCGGAGGCGTGCTCGTGCCTGGGCGTTGAGCATCTGTTCGAGGTTGCGCTCCGCGATCTGGGGGTCGGCGTACTTATCAGAGATCGCTTCACCCTGTTCGGTGAACTTGATCTGCCCGTTGACGGTCTCGTTGGGCAGCGCGAGCATCGCCTCGTGCATGGGCATGCCGCCCCTGGAGATCGACCCACCGCGCCCGTGGAACAGGCGCATCGTCACGTCGTAGTCGTCGGTGATCTTCGCGAGGCGTTTCTGGTTGCGGAACAGCGACCAGTTCGCGGCGAAATAGCCGTTCTCCTTGTTCGAGTCCGAGTAGCCCAGCAGGATCTCCTGGACGCCGCCGCGGGCCTCCAGCGCCTGACTGTACGCCTCGTTCTCGAACAGTGTGCCCATGATCCGGCGGGCGCCGTCGAGGGCGTACTTGCTTTCGAGCAGCGGGACGATGTCGAACCCACAGTAGCCCGGCAGGTCGACGATGCCGGCCTGATCGCCCAAAAACAGGACTTCCAGGCCGTGCGAGGGCTCTTCGAACCAACTGATCGCGTAGGTGTCGATGGCATCGATGCCGAACTCGGCCTGCCATTCGGCCGTCCGCTCGAACAGATCCATCACGCGGGCGCTGTCCTCGGTCAGGTCCTCCCGCTCGCAGATGTCGATGACCTGCTCGTCCTGTAAGATTGCGTCGGTCAGGAATTCGACGCGCTCCTCTTCGCTTTTCCCGAGGTAGTCGATCCCGTGGCGGTCGAGCGCCTCCGCGATGGCGTTGGTGTGTTTCTCACAGTGATCGCGGATGTCGAGACTCAGCAGGTTGAACCCGAACGTGTCGACCTTTCGCATCAGCGGGTCGACGTACTCGGTCGCGATGGTGTCGGCGTCGTTCGCGCGGAGACTCGACGCGATCGCGTCGAGATCTGCGAGGAACTCCTCGACGTCGTTGTACCCACCGGTCCGCACGTCACCGACGCGGACGAGCGACTCGCGCATCAGACGGAGTTTCTGCCGGTAGGGCTCGTGGGGGTAGCGCTGTTCGATCGTCTCGACCATCCCGGGGAGCCGCTCCTTGTGGGCCTCGAAGCGCTCGTCGAAGGTCTCACCGGTGTCGATCTGGCGGTCGTCCTGGCTGAGCACGCCCGACAGCGACTTCAGCTGATCGCGGTATTTCGGCAGGATGACGTCGCGCTGGCGTTCGAGCGTCTCGCCGGTGACGTCCGGCGTGACGTAGGGGTTCCCGTCGCGGTCCGAGCCAGCCCACGAGCGGAATTCGTAGCATTTCGGCACGTCGACGTCGTCGAAGTGTTCGGAGAGTTCGCGCTCCATCGCGGCGTAGATCTCGTCGATGACCTCGAACAGCACGTTCTCGACGTACCACTGGACGTTCAGCGTCTCGTCGGTCACCGTCGGCTTCCGATCGCGGACCTGTGGGGTCTGCCAGAGACTCGTGATCTGGGCCTCCAGGTCTCGCTCGATCTCGTCGCTTTCCGCGTCGGTCAGTCGCCCTTCGTCGAGGGCCTGGAGGTCGGTGGCGACTTCGCGGAGTTTCGCCTTGACGGTCTTCCGTCGCGCTTCGGTCGGGTGGGCGGTAAAGGTCGGCTCGATCAGGATGTCGTCGAGGATCGACTCGACGGT belongs to Halococcoides cellulosivorans and includes:
- a CDS encoding AAA family ATPase, with translation MTGIEVTVESARKSDAGRAIARLPELVRHELGVLSGDPVVIDGEDRAVAKVWPGTGSERTVRIDAETRAAAGVAVGDSAAVRPIDLSAADRVVVGAADADREVVASRLRDRPVRAGQHLTLDGVGGVAIRDTDPEGPVQVTAETTVLVREARSDDDSEAATDGVTYEDIGGLDDELDRVRETVEVPLQNPERFERLGIDPPAGVLLYGPPGTGKTLIARAVANEVDAHFEVISGPEVVSKYKGESERRLREVFDRAAENAPAIVFVDEIDSIGGTRDDDADMENRVVAQLLTLLDGLEPRQRVVVVGATNRVDAMDEALRRGGRFDREVEIGVPDREGRREILAVQAREMPIDDSIDLDRIADRTHGFVGADLETLVTEAAMAALRADRDDDRVTRADLDTALAAVEPSAMREYVVEAPDVDFSDVGGLEEAKRTLERAVEWPLQYGPLFEATDTDPPSGVLLYGPPGTGKTLLVRALAGETDANVIHVAGPELLDRYVGESEAAVREIFERARQTAPAIVFVDELDAIASQRGGAEVTDRVVSQLLTELDGLVGGSRIVVIGATNRLDAIDPALKRPGRLEELVEVGLPDREARERILRIHLDATPLADVPIAEIAADLEGYSGADIAAVVRDASLRAIDRVVRDLNADEVDATERVAADAAVEAATDEVRVTEGDLRAGIESVAPTGER
- the ppc gene encoding phosphoenolpyruvate carboxylase, whose translation is MDLHARAIGQDVRDLGELLGEIIATQSGGDAFELVERIRSAAVDYRSGEADDREALHNALDRLSPDEADVVARAFTTYFELINLAEERERVRQLRQASQDGTLDTSVADLVEHFDEEGLTADTVESILDDILIEPTFTAHPTEARRKTVKAKLREVATDLQALDEGRLTDAESDEIERDLEAQITSLWQTPQVRDRKPTVTDETLNVQWYVENVLFEVIDEIYAAMERELSEHFDDVDVPKCYEFRSWAGSDRDGNPYVTPDVTGETLERQRDVILPKYRDQLKSLSGVLSQDDRQIDTGETFDERFEAHKERLPGMVETIEQRYPHEPYRQKLRLMRESLVRVGDVRTGGYNDVEEFLADLDAIASSLRANDADTIATEYVDPLMRKVDTFGFNLLSLDIRDHCEKHTNAIAEALDRHGIDYLGKSEEERVEFLTDAILQDEQVIDICEREDLTEDSARVMDLFERTAEWQAEFGIDAIDTYAISWFEEPSHGLEVLFLGDQAGIVDLPGYCGFDIVPLLESKYALDGARRIMGTLFENEAYSQALEARGGVQEILLGYSDSNKENGYFAANWSLFRNQKRLAKITDDYDVTMRLFHGRGGSISRGGMPMHEAMLALPNETVNGQIKFTEQGEAISDKYADPQIAERNLEQMLNAQARARLRATEEPIEKVPDDWEEAMETASEAARQKYRDLLEDDSFVPYFEQATPITVIEELNMGSRPASRSVERSLDDLRSIPWVFSWTQARCIVPGWYSVGTGLEAYLDAGGDIETLQEMYDEWPFFKVVVDHAAMALAKSDMEIASEYAALADENLRKEIFEGIEAEYERSVELVQEVTDRESLLNRDWLEESLDRRNPYVDPLHLLQTRLLDQSHRTDIEERTLRLTVKGIAAGMKNTG